One part of the Terrimicrobium sacchariphilum genome encodes these proteins:
- a CDS encoding MBL fold metallo-hydrolase has product MLDTNSYLYEAPSGARILFDAPQGAYQAYLDERIDALVLTHGHFDHVADAAALIASHGCPSYCHVDTVPMVTDRDFFRRWGFELEIEPFTPTHLLEESPLVEVAGVSMQTFHVPGHSPDSLCYYFKDEGVLVGGDVLFCGGVGRWDLPGGNGEQLFQGIKAKLFPLPGNVIVLPGHGPATTIGREKSENPFLQV; this is encoded by the coding sequence GTGCTGGACACCAATAGCTACCTCTACGAAGCCCCCTCCGGCGCGCGTATTCTCTTCGATGCTCCCCAGGGCGCCTACCAGGCTTATCTCGACGAGCGGATCGATGCCCTCGTGCTCACGCATGGGCATTTTGACCATGTCGCTGATGCCGCCGCGCTCATCGCCAGTCACGGCTGCCCCTCGTACTGCCATGTCGATACGGTGCCGATGGTGACGGATCGGGATTTCTTTCGTCGGTGGGGCTTTGAACTTGAGATCGAGCCCTTTACGCCGACGCACCTCCTCGAGGAAAGTCCGCTCGTCGAGGTGGCCGGTGTCTCGATGCAGACCTTTCATGTCCCGGGGCATAGTCCGGACAGCCTGTGCTATTACTTCAAAGACGAGGGTGTGCTGGTTGGTGGAGACGTTCTTTTTTGCGGCGGAGTCGGGCGTTGGGATTTACCGGGAGGAAACGGAGAGCAGCTTTTCCAGGGTATCAAGGCCAAGCTTTTTCCTCTTCCCGGCAATGTCATCGTGCTGCCCGGCCATGGGCCAGCTACGACGATCGGACGCGAAAAGTCGGAAAATCCTTTCCTTCAGGTGTAG
- a CDS encoding type II secretion system F family protein, which yields MPRYSYVALDARGQEASGVIEADSQNAAVGQLRQAGYFPKSIFEEGKGKAPKIKAPKAATAANKQINISIPFLERKTVKGKTLMIFTRQLATLIDAGLPLLRGLTVLAKQEPDQVLRKVIVSLAEAVQGGGTFSESLAGHPKIFNKLYVNMVKAGELGGVLELVLLRLAEFQEKAQKIKNKVVSAMFYPAIVLVIAILIMGFLLVFIVPKFQAIFDDMLGGKPLPALTTFVIATSNMVKSNILLIIGGIILLVIGYNVMSKTAKGGAIIDAFKLKAPLFGDLTRKSAISRFSRTLGTLVTSGVPILQALNITRETAGNSVIAAAIGKVHDSVKEGESIVHPLEASGVFPPMVISMIDVGEETGQLPEMLLKVAEVYDDEVDNAVAGLTSLLEPIMIVFLAIVVGTIVIALFLPLISIISGMQQQGG from the coding sequence ATGCCTCGATATTCTTACGTTGCCCTAGACGCCCGCGGCCAAGAAGCCTCGGGAGTTATTGAAGCCGATTCTCAAAATGCTGCGGTAGGCCAGCTCCGCCAGGCAGGATATTTCCCGAAAAGCATCTTTGAAGAGGGCAAGGGAAAGGCTCCGAAGATCAAGGCCCCCAAGGCTGCCACTGCCGCGAACAAGCAGATCAACATCTCGATCCCCTTCCTGGAGCGCAAGACGGTCAAGGGCAAGACCCTGATGATCTTTACCCGCCAGCTCGCTACGCTGATCGATGCCGGTCTGCCCCTTTTGCGTGGACTTACCGTGCTGGCCAAGCAGGAGCCGGATCAGGTCCTGCGCAAGGTGATCGTGAGTCTGGCCGAGGCCGTGCAGGGTGGCGGCACTTTCTCGGAGAGCCTCGCCGGGCACCCCAAGATCTTCAACAAGCTTTATGTGAACATGGTGAAGGCCGGTGAGCTGGGCGGTGTGCTGGAGCTGGTGCTGCTGCGTCTGGCCGAGTTTCAGGAAAAGGCCCAGAAGATCAAAAACAAGGTCGTATCGGCCATGTTTTATCCGGCGATCGTGCTGGTGATCGCCATCCTGATCATGGGCTTCCTGCTCGTCTTTATCGTGCCGAAGTTCCAGGCCATCTTTGATGACATGCTCGGCGGCAAGCCGCTCCCGGCCCTGACGACTTTCGTCATCGCCACGAGTAACATGGTCAAGAGCAACATCCTCCTGATTATCGGCGGCATCATCCTGCTGGTCATCGGATACAACGTGATGAGCAAGACGGCCAAGGGCGGCGCGATCATCGACGCCTTCAAGCTCAAGGCTCCGCTCTTCGGCGATCTCACCCGCAAGAGTGCGATCTCCCGCTTCAGTCGTACGCTCGGTACCCTCGTGACGAGCGGTGTGCCGATCCTTCAGGCTCTCAATATCACCCGTGAAACCGCGGGCAACTCGGTCATCGCTGCCGCCATCGGCAAAGTGCACGACAGCGTCAAGGAAGGTGAGTCCATCGTTCACCCGCTCGAGGCCAGTGGCGTGTTCCCTCCCATGGTTATCAGTATGATCGACGTGGGTGAGGAGACCGGACAACTGCCCGAGATGCTGCTCAAGGTCGCGGAAGTGTACGATGATGAGGTGGACAACGCCGTGGCGGGTCTCACGTCACTGTTGGAACCTATCATGATCGTGTTCCTCGCCATCGTGGTCGGCACGATCGTTATCGCTCTGTTCCTGCCGCTCATCAGCATCATCAGTGGAATGCAGCAACAAGGCGGCTAG
- a CDS encoding type II secretion system protein GspG, producing the protein MKKRTSFHGFTLVELLVVITIIAILAALVLSTAGGIQDKAARSRAQSEIAALSAALESYKADNGDYPTGTFTTNATGNKFVVTNLMPATGKVYFEFPKNMTNSNGDMIDPWGVTYGYQYPGATNRSGSNFFDLWTAANKSTNSNGWIKNW; encoded by the coding sequence ATGAAGAAACGCACATCTTTCCATGGTTTCACGCTGGTGGAACTCCTGGTCGTCATAACGATCATCGCCATCCTGGCCGCCCTGGTGCTCAGCACCGCGGGCGGCATCCAGGACAAGGCGGCCCGCAGTCGCGCCCAAAGCGAGATTGCTGCGTTGAGCGCGGCGTTGGAGAGCTACAAGGCGGACAATGGGGACTACCCGACGGGAACATTCACGACGAATGCGACGGGGAATAAATTTGTCGTCACAAACCTGATGCCTGCCACGGGAAAGGTCTACTTCGAGTTCCCGAAGAACATGACCAACTCCAACGGCGACATGATTGATCCCTGGGGTGTGACGTACGGGTATCAGTATCCCGGCGCCACCAATCGCAGCGGTTCAAATTTCTTTGATCTCTGGACTGCTGCGAACAAATCCACGAACTCCAACGGCTGGATTAAAAACTGGTAA
- a CDS encoding LPS-assembly protein LptD codes for MMTRCFTAVLIWLAGAVCALAQFGSFGDVPVEINADGNTRFEGGVAIAEDNVQIHYGDYSIYCDYAEYNPDTRDVLLVGNIRLYTPTDLLTGQRALFNLETKQMRALEFSGSHYPALFRATSLRAPSLNEFNVTDAIMTTDDSSQPDFHVKSRSVRIYPDSRVILLNSTLYVGQTPIFWFPYLFANTTNTGFQFLPGYDSRWGAFVQTSYSFPIGPNNSIIAKAHLDLRSKFGPAVGGDLLFRYGKNDRSFGELITYYVAETKDVKTVSAPGEPTETRTTNRYRVTFKHRLFLTDDIYATADLNLISDVDFLEDFYPSEFRVDPYPDSYLSVTKWDEFYTLTLLGRWQLNDFQDTTERLPEAVFDFKQHRLFGLPVYYDGETSAGSYRRMFSNDPQFDETEFENYGSFRFDTFHQLSYPMQWFDWLNVTPRAGIRATAYSKSGSFINQTGVEEVDPETGEVQIIDGPNQPNELNAPTTQLNNGGSLFRPVANFGVEASTKFSKAYEKIQSRWLGLDGVRHVVQPYMNYSYVYNFGPGPDEILQFDRVVPSTQLMPIDFPQFTAIDTIDTWNIMRLGIRNRLQTRRDQSTYQWFTIDSFVDVNFQNPYTDASVSNFFNLMRFRPVQWFYLDVQSQTPVVEQGFTEYNTAFNFMPTRDTYFRIGHRYIEGNDYFDNNSQLDFYAYFRVNDNWAFSFYEQYEFESSVLQYQRYLLHRDLSSWVASIGAQVRDNQGGDTDYGLLLILSLKDAPQVTLPFAFDNATSPMQPNSNGN; via the coding sequence ATGATGACACGTTGTTTTACGGCAGTCCTGATCTGGCTGGCAGGCGCAGTTTGCGCTCTTGCCCAGTTCGGCAGCTTCGGGGATGTGCCGGTTGAGATCAATGCTGATGGCAATACCCGCTTCGAGGGAGGCGTCGCCATCGCCGAGGACAACGTGCAGATTCACTACGGCGACTACAGTATTTATTGCGATTACGCCGAGTATAATCCTGACACCCGCGACGTCCTGCTCGTGGGCAACATCCGACTTTACACCCCGACCGACCTCCTTACCGGCCAGCGCGCCCTCTTCAATCTGGAGACCAAGCAGATGCGCGCCCTCGAGTTCTCCGGCAGCCACTACCCGGCCCTCTTCCGTGCCACCAGTCTGCGCGCCCCCTCGCTGAATGAATTCAACGTCACCGACGCCATCATGACGACGGACGACTCATCGCAGCCCGACTTTCACGTAAAGTCCCGCAGCGTACGTATCTATCCCGACAGCCGCGTCATCCTGCTCAACTCGACCCTCTATGTCGGGCAGACGCCGATTTTCTGGTTCCCGTACCTCTTCGCCAATACGACCAATACCGGCTTCCAGTTCCTCCCTGGCTACGATTCCCGCTGGGGCGCCTTCGTTCAGACCTCCTACAGCTTCCCGATCGGGCCCAATAACAGCATCATCGCCAAGGCCCACCTCGATCTGCGCTCAAAGTTCGGCCCAGCCGTCGGTGGCGACCTTCTTTTCCGTTACGGCAAAAATGACCGGAGCTTCGGCGAACTCATTACCTATTACGTCGCTGAAACCAAGGATGTGAAGACCGTCTCTGCTCCTGGCGAGCCGACGGAAACGCGTACGACGAATCGCTATCGCGTCACCTTCAAGCACCGCCTCTTCCTCACCGACGACATCTACGCCACCGCCGACCTCAACCTCATCAGCGACGTCGACTTCCTGGAGGATTTTTACCCGTCCGAGTTCCGCGTCGACCCCTACCCCGACAGCTACCTGAGCGTGACGAAGTGGGACGAGTTTTACACCCTTACGCTCCTCGGTCGCTGGCAGCTCAATGACTTCCAGGATACCACGGAGCGCCTGCCGGAAGCCGTCTTTGACTTCAAACAGCATCGCCTCTTTGGTCTCCCGGTCTACTACGATGGAGAGACCAGCGCCGGCAGCTATCGCCGCATGTTCTCCAACGATCCGCAATTCGACGAGACCGAGTTTGAGAACTACGGCTCGTTCCGCTTCGACACCTTCCACCAGCTCTCCTACCCGATGCAGTGGTTTGATTGGCTGAACGTCACCCCACGCGCCGGCATCCGCGCCACGGCGTACTCCAAGAGCGGCTCTTTCATCAACCAGACCGGCGTGGAAGAAGTCGATCCGGAGACTGGAGAGGTGCAGATCATCGACGGCCCCAACCAGCCCAACGAGCTGAATGCTCCAACCACTCAGCTCAATAACGGTGGCTCGCTCTTCCGCCCGGTGGCCAACTTCGGAGTCGAGGCGTCTACAAAGTTCTCCAAGGCTTACGAGAAAATCCAGTCCCGCTGGCTCGGCCTCGACGGTGTGCGGCATGTCGTGCAGCCGTATATGAACTACTCATACGTCTACAATTTCGGACCCGGGCCCGATGAGATCCTGCAGTTTGACCGCGTTGTGCCGTCGACCCAGCTCATGCCCATCGATTTCCCGCAGTTCACCGCCATCGACACCATCGATACCTGGAACATCATGCGCCTCGGTATTCGGAACCGTCTCCAGACCCGGCGTGACCAGAGCACCTACCAGTGGTTTACGATCGACTCCTTTGTCGACGTCAACTTCCAGAACCCCTACACGGATGCCTCGGTTTCGAACTTCTTCAACCTCATGCGGTTCCGTCCCGTTCAGTGGTTCTATCTCGATGTGCAATCCCAGACCCCGGTGGTCGAGCAGGGATTCACGGAATACAATACCGCCTTCAACTTCATGCCGACGCGCGACACCTATTTCCGCATCGGCCACCGCTACATCGAGGGCAACGATTACTTCGACAACAACAGCCAGCTCGACTTCTACGCCTACTTCCGCGTGAACGACAACTGGGCCTTCAGCTTCTACGAGCAGTACGAGTTTGAATCCTCGGTACTCCAGTACCAACGCTATCTCCTCCATCGCGATCTCTCGAGCTGGGTGGCCTCGATCGGCGCCCAGGTCCGCGACAACCAGGGTGGCGACACCGATTATGGTCTGCTCCTCATCCTTTCGCTGAAGGACGCCCCGCAGGTTACCCTGCCGTTCGCCTTCGACAATGCGACGTCGCCGATGCAGCCCAACTCGAACGGCAACTAG
- a CDS encoding EamA family transporter — protein sequence MWFVFALVAAICWGASYASSGRVIERGMSPLVFFFYFTVSGAVWSMASLLISGRGARILSEPRNLGGEIWWLVLSIVTSCIGGLCIYHAIGGRNATVASLIEISYPLFVALFAWLFFRELQMNWQTALGGLLILSGVSVVFLANRS from the coding sequence ATGTGGTTCGTCTTTGCCCTCGTCGCCGCCATCTGCTGGGGAGCGAGCTATGCCTCGAGCGGCCGGGTCATTGAGCGCGGGATGTCGCCGCTGGTCTTTTTCTTCTACTTCACCGTCTCCGGCGCGGTTTGGTCGATGGCTTCGCTGCTGATCTCCGGCAGAGGTGCCCGTATCCTCTCCGAGCCCCGAAACCTCGGGGGAGAAATCTGGTGGCTGGTCCTTTCCATCGTCACCTCGTGCATTGGCGGCCTTTGCATCTACCACGCCATCGGCGGTCGCAATGCCACCGTCGCATCGCTCATCGAGATCTCCTACCCGCTCTTCGTCGCCCTTTTCGCGTGGCTGTTCTTTCGCGAACTGCAAATGAACTGGCAGACCGCTCTCGGCGGCCTGCTCATCCTCTCGGGAGTGAGCGTCGTCTTTCTCGCCAACCGTTCGTAA
- a CDS encoding ABC transporter permease, translated as MRSAAKYCTVFTTGLQNTFVYRWNFLLRSVFEFVPLIGTVFIWRALFEARGETIAGYTFGQMIYYFLLILLVEHLVTPSDDEWQIASDIRNGQINNFLSKPVDYLAYRVTIFLSSRLLYTTITIVPVAAVFFWFRGFITLPESWTTWPIFLVSLVMAGALQFLIAYALAMLAFWILEISTIVFILYSFEYFLSGRLFPLNIMPDWLHNILMLLPFPYELYFPVAILTEKVKGTELWIGLGIQAAWVLIAFLGARWMWRAGLRRYESVGG; from the coding sequence ATGCGTTCCGCCGCCAAATACTGCACCGTCTTCACGACCGGCCTGCAGAATACCTTTGTCTACCGGTGGAACTTCCTCCTGCGCTCGGTCTTCGAGTTTGTTCCGCTCATCGGGACCGTCTTTATCTGGCGGGCGCTCTTCGAGGCTCGGGGCGAGACGATCGCGGGGTACACCTTTGGGCAGATGATCTACTATTTCCTGCTCATTCTGCTGGTGGAGCACCTCGTGACCCCCTCGGATGACGAATGGCAGATCGCCTCCGACATCCGCAACGGCCAGATCAACAACTTCCTCTCCAAGCCCGTCGACTATCTCGCCTACCGCGTCACCATCTTCCTCAGCTCCCGACTGCTCTATACCACCATCACCATTGTCCCGGTGGCGGCGGTGTTTTTCTGGTTCCGGGGATTCATCACCCTGCCCGAGTCGTGGACGACATGGCCGATCTTCCTCGTCTCCCTCGTCATGGCGGGCGCGCTTCAGTTTCTCATTGCCTATGCCCTGGCCATGCTGGCCTTCTGGATTCTCGAGATCTCGACTATTGTCTTCATCCTCTACTCTTTCGAGTACTTCCTCAGCGGCCGCCTGTTTCCGCTCAACATCATGCCCGACTGGCTGCACAACATCCTTATGCTCCTGCCCTTCCCCTATGAGCTGTACTTCCCCGTCGCGATCCTGACCGAAAAGGTGAAGGGCACCGAGCTCTGGATAGGTCTCGGCATTCAGGCCGCCTGGGTATTGATCGCCTTCCTCGGCGCACGCTGGATGTGGAGAGCCGGGTTGCGCCGTTACGAATCCGTCGGGGGATAA
- the purH gene encoding bifunctional phosphoribosylaminoimidazolecarboxamide formyltransferase/IMP cyclohydrolase has product MKIQRALISVSDKTGVVEFARELHAHGVEILSTGGTAKTLQAEGIPTVEVSQFTGSPEILDGRVKTLHPKIHGGLLFIRGDEEHERQAAANGIKPIDLVVVNLYPFEATIAKEDVTLPEAIEQIDIGGPSMIRSAAKNYQSVTVVTDPADYAAVIESMKEEGGGTSLAVRERLAIKAFTTTSSYDRTIAGYLNKEQETSAAFRLELPLELRLRYGENPHQHAELYGDFSSYFEKLQGKELSYNNILDISAASALISEFTKPTVAILKHTNPCGVGTDPDLREAWDKAFATDKQAPFGGIIICNRPLNLALAKGISEIFSEVIIAPEFDADARLLLSKKKNLRLMKLLRRPPESGRDIRSVLGGLLVQDSDSADVPELEHKVVTQRPPTKDEIEAMEFGWKVVKHVKSNAIVYAGKDRTLGIGAGQMSRVDSSRIAVWKAQEAGLSLKGSAVCSDAFFPFADGLIAAAEAGATAAIQPGGSVRDQDVINAANEHGVAMVFTGLRHFRH; this is encoded by the coding sequence ATGAAGATTCAACGCGCGCTCATTTCTGTCTCCGATAAAACCGGTGTCGTGGAATTCGCCCGCGAGCTGCACGCTCACGGGGTGGAAATTCTCTCCACAGGAGGAACGGCAAAGACCCTGCAAGCCGAGGGTATCCCCACGGTGGAGGTTTCCCAGTTCACCGGTTCCCCGGAAATCCTCGACGGACGCGTCAAGACGCTGCACCCGAAGATCCATGGCGGCCTGCTTTTCATCCGAGGCGACGAGGAGCACGAGCGCCAGGCGGCAGCCAACGGCATCAAGCCCATCGATCTCGTGGTCGTGAATCTCTATCCCTTTGAGGCGACCATCGCGAAGGAGGACGTCACTCTCCCCGAGGCCATCGAGCAGATCGACATCGGCGGTCCGTCGATGATCCGTAGCGCGGCCAAGAACTATCAGTCCGTCACGGTCGTGACCGATCCCGCAGACTACGCCGCGGTGATCGAGAGCATGAAGGAAGAGGGCGGCGGCACGAGTCTCGCGGTACGCGAGCGCCTGGCCATCAAGGCGTTCACCACGACATCCTCGTACGACCGCACGATCGCGGGGTATCTCAACAAGGAGCAGGAAACCTCGGCGGCCTTCCGCCTTGAGCTCCCGCTGGAACTCCGCCTCCGCTACGGTGAGAATCCGCACCAGCACGCCGAGCTCTATGGAGATTTCAGTTCCTACTTTGAGAAGCTCCAGGGCAAGGAGCTCTCCTATAATAACATCCTCGATATCAGCGCGGCCTCAGCGCTCATCTCGGAGTTTACCAAGCCCACGGTGGCGATTCTCAAGCACACGAATCCCTGCGGTGTCGGCACCGATCCCGACCTGCGCGAGGCTTGGGACAAGGCCTTCGCCACGGACAAGCAGGCGCCCTTTGGCGGTATCATCATCTGCAATCGTCCGCTCAATCTCGCCCTGGCCAAGGGCATCTCGGAGATTTTCAGCGAGGTGATCATCGCGCCGGAGTTCGACGCGGACGCCCGCCTGCTTCTTTCGAAGAAGAAGAACCTCCGCCTGATGAAGCTCCTGCGCCGTCCCCCGGAGAGCGGTCGCGATATTCGCTCCGTCCTGGGCGGCCTGCTCGTGCAGGACAGCGATTCCGCCGACGTGCCGGAGCTCGAGCACAAGGTCGTCACCCAGCGTCCGCCAACGAAGGACGAGATCGAGGCGATGGAATTTGGCTGGAAGGTCGTGAAGCATGTGAAATCCAACGCCATCGTGTATGCGGGCAAGGATCGCACGCTGGGCATCGGCGCTGGCCAGATGTCGCGAGTGGATTCCTCCCGTATCGCGGTGTGGAAGGCTCAAGAGGCCGGTCTGTCCCTCAAGGGCAGCGCGGTTTGCAGCGATGCGTTCTTCCCCTTTGCCGATGGCCTTATCGCCGCGGCCGAGGCGGGTGCCACGGCTGCGATCCAGCCCGGCGGCTCCGTGCGCGACCAGGATGTGATCAACGCCGCGAATGAGCATGGCGTCGCCATGGTCTTCACGGGCCTGCGACATTTCCGTCACTAA
- a CDS encoding 3D domain-containing protein, which produces MNARKHLPTALSFLCAMGLACASANGEARTRFDGIRTTAYTYGADQNGSGNETRNALGKPLKTGKLQSAAADWSQWPVGTHFRVVETGQEYVVDDTGSALVGTNTIDLFKSSARAMNNWGVRHVTIEIIEWGSPEKSLDILRDRTRVKHNREMVQKLEKVLAT; this is translated from the coding sequence ATGAACGCTCGAAAGCACCTACCGACCGCACTGTCGTTTCTGTGCGCGATGGGCCTTGCCTGCGCCTCAGCCAACGGGGAAGCCCGCACGCGATTCGACGGAATTCGCACGACTGCATACACTTACGGAGCAGATCAAAATGGCTCCGGCAACGAAACCCGCAATGCCTTGGGCAAACCGCTGAAAACCGGCAAGCTCCAAAGTGCCGCCGCCGACTGGTCGCAATGGCCCGTGGGCACTCACTTCCGTGTCGTGGAGACCGGTCAGGAATACGTCGTCGACGACACCGGCAGCGCCTTGGTCGGCACCAACACCATCGACCTCTTCAAGTCTTCCGCCCGCGCGATGAACAACTGGGGCGTACGTCACGTCACCATCGAGATCATCGAGTGGGGTTCTCCGGAGAAAAGCCTCGATATTCTCCGCGACCGCACCCGCGTGAAACACAATCGCGAGATGGTGCAGAAGCTCGAGAAGGTCCTCGCGACCTGA
- a CDS encoding alpha/beta hydrolase, translating to MPPKTLTYAEAMSALEKEIASTPDSVREDSRPVVLSHGAPTERVYVLLHGLSNSPAQFGKLGHILYERGANVVIPRMPHHGEKDRLTDSWKGITAQEFADSASLAATLARPLGKHLTVVGLSVNGTCAAFLAQTRSDIDQVVVLAPFLGPKGLPEWLLTPTARLLVTLPNVFLWWNPQLKDQAPAPPQTYPRFPTHVIGQVIVLGQSIMRSAATEPPKAGRIVVVMTEADKAVNNAVNEHLIALWKAKRPDAVITHVFSKEENIMHDFIDPAQVYQKTDFVYPILLGLMESAPASNLQ from the coding sequence ATGCCTCCAAAGACCCTGACCTACGCCGAAGCCATGTCCGCCCTGGAAAAGGAGATCGCGTCCACGCCCGATTCCGTGCGCGAAGACAGCCGGCCAGTGGTCCTCTCTCATGGCGCTCCCACCGAGCGCGTGTACGTCCTGCTCCATGGCCTGTCCAACAGCCCGGCGCAGTTCGGCAAGCTCGGCCATATCCTCTACGAACGCGGTGCCAACGTCGTCATTCCCCGCATGCCACACCACGGGGAGAAAGACCGCCTGACCGATTCCTGGAAAGGCATTACCGCCCAAGAGTTCGCCGACAGCGCCTCCCTCGCAGCCACGCTGGCCCGTCCTCTTGGTAAACACCTCACGGTCGTCGGCCTCTCCGTCAATGGCACCTGCGCCGCCTTCCTCGCCCAGACCCGCTCCGACATCGATCAGGTCGTGGTATTGGCTCCGTTTCTCGGCCCCAAGGGGCTGCCCGAGTGGCTGCTCACGCCCACCGCGCGTCTGCTCGTCACCCTGCCGAACGTCTTTCTCTGGTGGAATCCGCAGCTCAAGGATCAGGCCCCCGCTCCCCCGCAGACCTATCCTCGCTTCCCCACCCATGTCATCGGGCAGGTCATCGTATTGGGTCAGTCCATCATGCGCTCCGCAGCGACCGAGCCACCCAAGGCCGGACGCATCGTCGTCGTAATGACCGAGGCCGATAAAGCCGTGAACAATGCGGTCAACGAACACCTCATCGCCCTTTGGAAGGCGAAGCGCCCCGATGCCGTGATCACGCATGTCTTCAGCAAGGAGGAGAACATCATGCATGACTTCATCGACCCCGCTCAGGTCTACCAAAAGACCGATTTCGTGTATCCAATTCTCCTCGGCTTGATGGAAAGCGCTCCCGCAAGCAACTTGCAGTAA